In the genome of Euleptes europaea isolate rEulEur1 chromosome 7, rEulEur1.hap1, whole genome shotgun sequence, one region contains:
- the LOC130480750 gene encoding type-1 angiotensin II receptor-associated protein-like has product MEVPAVNQEAIILAHWLLTTWGYMEPWLPPSYAWGNFTILAVGVWAVTQRDCVDAILMFLIGLLLIILTDIVHISLYYPSCLSDTVRFSSGMAIFSLLLKPLSCFFAYQMYREHRGESAFSLGVLGVAQDPSAYQSIDHADLPHPFPDASSKMAPPAPTEMLSFVGSPACVTSSRPVPFTCCIWE; this is encoded by the coding sequence ATGGAGGTGCCGGCGGTGAACCAAGAGGCCATAATCCTGGCGCACTGGCTGCTTACAACATGGGGCTACATGGAACCATGGCTCCCACCATCCTACGCATGGGGGAATTTCACTATTCTGGCTGTGGGGGTCTGGGCCGTCACCCAGAGGGATTGTGTTGACGCCATCCTCATGTTCCTCATCGGCCTGCTCCTGATCATCCTGACGGACATTGTGCACATCAGCCTGTATTACCCGTCATGCCTGTCGGACACTGTGCGCTTCAGCAGCGGCATGGCCATCTTTAGTCTCCTCCTGAAGCCGCTGTCCTGCTTCTTTGCCTACCAGATGTACCGGGAGCACAGGGGAGAGTCTGCCTTCAGTTTAGGCGTTCTTGGTGTGGCGCAGGACCCCAGTGCGTACCAGTCCATCGACCACGCCGATCTGCCACACCCCTTTCCGGACGCATCCAGCAAGATGGCTCCACCTGCCCCTACTGAGATGCTGTCCTTCGTTGGGTCTCCAGCCTGTGTTACTTCTTCTCGTCCTGTGCCCTTTACTTGCTGCATTTGGGAATAA